The following are encoded together in the Falsiruegeria litorea R37 genome:
- a CDS encoding RluA family pseudouridine synthase, with product MGTRQIEFVIADAPPPRLDKALSRDVPAEATLSRTRLARLIEAGQVTVDGVVVKDAKAKVGAEAVVVITVEEAEDSHIGPEDIPLDVVFEDDDLIVINKPAGMVVHPAPGSPSGTLVNALLHHCGDNLSGVGGVKRPGIVHRIDKETSGLLVVAKSDAAHQGLAAQFEKHTVERYYRALCYGVPDANDPRLRGVKGVSFEPGNIMKLSTNLARHKTDRQRQAVLFQGGRHAVTRVRIVEPFGRPHVAALVECWLETGRTHQIRVHMAHAGHGLIGDPTYGGKRKLSAKALNPNAQDAVRAFPRQALHAAVLGFVHPVTGEDLRFEAPLPQDMESLITALRLPLT from the coding sequence ATGGGCACCCGCCAGATTGAATTCGTCATCGCGGACGCACCGCCGCCCCGCCTTGATAAGGCGCTTTCGCGGGATGTGCCAGCCGAAGCCACCCTGTCCCGCACCCGCCTGGCACGGCTGATCGAGGCCGGGCAGGTCACGGTCGATGGCGTGGTGGTCAAGGATGCCAAGGCCAAGGTGGGGGCTGAGGCAGTTGTTGTCATCACTGTGGAAGAGGCCGAAGACAGTCATATCGGCCCCGAAGATATCCCGTTGGACGTGGTGTTCGAAGATGACGATCTGATCGTGATCAACAAGCCAGCGGGTATGGTGGTGCATCCGGCACCGGGGTCTCCGTCCGGCACGCTGGTCAACGCACTGCTGCATCATTGCGGAGATAACCTGTCTGGTGTGGGGGGCGTGAAACGTCCCGGTATTGTGCATCGAATTGACAAAGAAACCAGTGGTTTGCTGGTCGTTGCTAAATCGGATGCTGCGCATCAGGGGCTTGCCGCGCAGTTCGAAAAGCACACGGTTGAACGCTACTATCGCGCGCTGTGTTATGGCGTGCCCGACGCCAATGATCCGCGGCTGCGCGGGGTCAAGGGCGTGAGCTTTGAGCCGGGCAACATCATGAAGCTCAGCACCAACCTGGCGCGTCACAAGACCGATCGTCAGCGTCAGGCCGTGCTGTTTCAGGGCGGGCGCCACGCGGTGACGCGGGTCCGCATTGTCGAACCATTTGGCAGGCCGCATGTGGCGGCCTTGGTGGAATGTTGGTTGGAAACCGGGCGGACACATCAGATCCGCGTTCATATGGCCCACGCGGGGCACGGGCTGATTGGGGATCCCACCTATGGTGGCAAGCGCAAACTGTCCGCCAAAGCTTTGAACCCGAATGCACAAGACGCAGTTCGCGCCTTTCCACGGCAAGCGCTGCACGCGGCCGTCTTGGGGTTCGTCCACCCCGTCACCGGCGAAGATTTGCGGTTCGAGGCGCCTTTGCCACAAGATATGGAAAGTTTGATCACGGCGCTCAGGTTGCCCCTGACATGA
- the rpoH gene encoding RNA polymerase sigma factor RpoH: MANYANLPAPTPEGGLNRYMQEIRKFPLLEPEEEYMLAKRWVEKQDTDAAHKMVTSHLRLAAKIAMGYRGYGLPQAEVISEANVGLMQAVKKFDPEKGFRLATYAMWWIRASIQEYVLRSWSMVKLGTTSAQKKLFFNLRKAKARIGALEEGDLRPENVKRIATDLGVTEEEVISMNRRMSGGDASLNATVGSEGEGTMQWQDWLEDEDADQAGDYEARDEMEARRELLAQALDVLNDREKDILTQRRLAEQTVTLEDLSTQYNVSRERIRQIEVRAFEKLQKKMRELAREKGMLGSS; this comes from the coding sequence ATGGCAAATTACGCAAATCTCCCCGCACCGACGCCTGAGGGCGGTCTGAACCGCTATATGCAGGAAATCCGCAAGTTTCCGCTGCTGGAACCGGAAGAAGAATACATGCTCGCCAAACGGTGGGTTGAGAAGCAGGACACGGATGCAGCCCACAAAATGGTCACGTCGCACCTGCGATTGGCGGCCAAGATCGCCATGGGCTATCGTGGCTACGGTCTGCCGCAGGCCGAGGTGATTTCCGAGGCCAACGTGGGTCTGATGCAGGCGGTCAAGAAGTTCGATCCCGAAAAGGGTTTTCGTCTTGCGACCTATGCGATGTGGTGGATTCGCGCCTCGATCCAGGAATATGTCCTGCGCTCGTGGTCGATGGTCAAGCTGGGCACGACCTCGGCGCAGAAGAAGCTGTTTTTCAACCTGCGCAAGGCCAAGGCCCGCATCGGCGCGTTGGAAGAGGGCGATCTGCGCCCCGAAAACGTCAAGCGGATTGCGACCGATCTGGGTGTGACCGAGGAAGAGGTCATCAGCATGAACCGCCGCATGTCGGGCGGGGACGCGTCGTTGAACGCGACCGTCGGCTCCGAGGGCGAGGGGACCATGCAATGGCAGGACTGGCTTGAGGATGAAGACGCCGATCAGGCTGGCGATTATGAAGCGCGCGACGAGATGGAAGCACGCCGCGAGCTGCTGGCGCAGGCCTTGGACGTGCTGAATGATCGCGAAAAGGACATTCTGACCCAACGCCGTCTGGCGGAGCAGACCGTGACGCTTGAGGATTTGAGCACGCAGTACAATGTCAGCCGTGAACGCATTCGTCAGATTGAGGTGCGTGCGTTCGAAAAGCTGCAAAAGAAGATGCGCGAACTGGCGCGTGAAAAGGGGATGCTGGGCTCCAGCTGA
- a CDS encoding MmcB family DNA repair protein: MNLDLQPGQKLARGVARHLRSHNFVSVEEFVPTRGLRVDVLGLGPKGELWVIECKSSRADFQSDNKWQGYLEWCDRYFWAVDIDFPTELLPAESGLIIADSYGAEIIRMPDEQKLAPARRKVMVQKFATHAARRLQALRDPGIPPEMLP; this comes from the coding sequence ATGAATTTGGACCTGCAACCCGGACAGAAACTTGCACGCGGTGTCGCCCGGCACCTGCGCAGTCATAACTTTGTTTCTGTTGAAGAATTTGTGCCAACCCGCGGCCTGCGGGTCGATGTTCTGGGCCTGGGTCCCAAGGGTGAACTTTGGGTGATCGAGTGCAAATCCAGTCGCGCGGATTTTCAGTCCGACAACAAGTGGCAAGGTTATCTGGAATGGTGTGATCGCTACTTTTGGGCGGTCGATATCGATTTCCCGACAGAGCTTTTGCCCGCAGAATCGGGTTTGATCATTGCTGATTCCTACGGGGCCGAAATTATCCGCATGCCCGACGAACAGAAACTTGCGCCCGCGCGGCGCAAGGTGATGGTGCAAAAGTTCGCGACTCACGCGGCCCGCAGATTGCAGGCGCTGCGTGATCCCGGCATTCCGCCCGAGATGTTACCCTGA
- a CDS encoding DUF6476 family protein, protein MTIPSDEPVEPQETPQLKWLRRMVMALTAVMIGGVVLTFALIVIRLSDRTPTLPQDVELPDGASAQAVTIGPNWYAVVTDDNRILIFDKTTGALKQTVAVD, encoded by the coding sequence ATGACAATCCCTTCTGATGAGCCTGTGGAACCGCAGGAAACCCCGCAACTGAAATGGTTGCGACGGATGGTCATGGCGCTGACCGCGGTGATGATTGGCGGCGTTGTATTGACATTTGCCCTGATTGTCATCCGCTTGTCTGACCGCACCCCCACTTTGCCTCAAGACGTGGAATTGCCTGACGGGGCATCCGCCCAGGCCGTGACAATCGGGCCCAACTGGTATGCCGTTGTGACCGACGACAACCGCATCCTGATCTTCGACAAAACCACCGGCGCACTGAAGCAGACCGTGGCCGTCGACTGA
- a CDS encoding DUF6324 family protein: protein MGINTERDIEANMQIGPTDAGMVRIFIESQGIEVPMDFDPEEAEEIAEEIRAAAQAARAVSE, encoded by the coding sequence ATGGGTATCAACACCGAACGCGACATCGAAGCCAACATGCAAATCGGCCCCACCGACGCGGGGATGGTGCGCATTTTCATCGAATCGCAGGGTATCGAAGTGCCAATGGATTTCGATCCGGAAGAGGCCGAAGAGATCGCAGAAGAGATCCGCGCCGCCGCACAGGCCGCGCGCGCCGTTTCTGAGTAA
- a CDS encoding ArsR/SmtB family transcription factor — protein sequence MTQNPHLAFRALADPTRREIMRLLTEQDMTIAQVSDQFDMTRAAVKKHLTMLSDGGLITTEVRGRERLNRLNLAGLAPVFDWLSFFDRFWDARLNDLKTAIEGGNDD from the coding sequence ATGACCCAAAACCCACACCTCGCCTTTCGCGCCCTGGCCGACCCGACCCGCCGAGAAATCATGCGCCTGCTGACCGAGCAGGACATGACGATTGCCCAGGTTTCAGACCAGTTCGACATGACCCGTGCGGCCGTCAAAAAGCACCTGACCATGCTGTCGGACGGCGGCCTGATCACCACCGAAGTGCGGGGACGCGAGCGCCTCAACCGTCTGAACCTTGCGGGGCTGGCGCCCGTGTTCGACTGGCTCAGCTTTTTTGACCGGTTCTGGGATGCCCGACTGAACGATTTGAAAACTGCCATTGAAGGAGGAAATGATGACTGA
- a CDS encoding riboflavin synthase — MFTGIITDVGTVAELEQQGDLRARIRTGYNTSGIDIGASIASDGVCLTVIALGDDWYDVQVSAETVGKTNLDAWAVGRRVNLERALKVGDELGGHIVSGHVDGVAEVVAMVDEGDSTRVTLRAPEELARFIAPKGSVALNGTSLTVNEVEGCDFGINFIPHTKEVTTWGDVAVGDRINLEIDTLARYVARLKDMS; from the coding sequence ATGTTTACCGGGATCATCACCGACGTCGGAACCGTGGCTGAACTGGAACAGCAGGGCGATCTGCGGGCGCGTATTCGCACGGGATACAACACTTCGGGCATCGACATTGGCGCTTCGATCGCAAGCGACGGCGTGTGTCTGACCGTGATCGCCCTAGGTGATGATTGGTACGATGTGCAGGTCAGTGCCGAAACGGTGGGTAAGACCAACCTGGATGCTTGGGCTGTCGGGCGCCGAGTGAACCTGGAACGCGCGCTGAAGGTCGGCGACGAGTTGGGCGGCCATATCGTGTCAGGCCACGTGGATGGTGTGGCCGAGGTGGTGGCGATGGTGGACGAGGGCGACAGCACCCGTGTGACGCTCCGAGCCCCCGAAGAGTTGGCACGGTTCATTGCGCCCAAGGGGTCGGTGGCTTTGAACGGAACGTCCCTTACTGTGAACGAGGTTGAAGGCTGCGATTTCGGTATTAACTTCATCCCGCACACCAAAGAGGTGACGACTTGGGGCGACGTTGCTGTGGGAGACCGCATCAACCTAGAGATTGACACTCTGGCGCGCTATGTGGCGCGGTTGAAGGACATGTCGTAA
- a CDS encoding GNAT family N-acetyltransferase, with protein sequence MSQVILRRFEADDVDWLVEQHGTLYAQAEGFDDSFGELVAQILADFVNEHDPDRERGWIAEEGAQRLGSIFCVSVGPKTAKLRLFLLTPQARGKGLGKRLLQTCMDFARDSGYTEMVLWTHESHRAACALYAKFGWQLVDSKPVRSFGVDLVEQSWRIDL encoded by the coding sequence ATGTCTCAGGTGATTTTACGTAGATTCGAAGCGGACGATGTCGATTGGCTGGTTGAACAGCACGGCACGCTTTATGCCCAGGCCGAAGGGTTCGACGACAGCTTTGGTGAACTGGTTGCCCAAATCCTTGCGGATTTTGTCAACGAGCATGATCCAGACCGCGAACGGGGCTGGATCGCCGAAGAGGGGGCCCAAAGGCTTGGCAGCATCTTTTGTGTTTCTGTTGGGCCCAAGACGGCAAAACTGCGGCTGTTTCTGCTGACGCCGCAGGCGCGCGGCAAGGGGCTGGGCAAACGACTGCTGCAAACCTGCATGGATTTTGCGCGCGATTCCGGCTATACTGAAATGGTGCTGTGGACCCATGAAAGTCACCGCGCAGCTTGTGCTTTGTACGCCAAGTTCGGGTGGCAATTGGTGGACAGCAAACCGGTTCGATCTTTTGGGGTAGATTTGGTCGAACAAAGCTGGCGGATTGATCTTTAA
- a CDS encoding capsule biosynthesis protein has protein sequence MPEAAKSQRVFLFLQGPHGPFFNALGRMLRAAGAEVWRVGFNAGDRAFWFHPASYIPFRGTPDAWPETFAGLLDTRGVTDIVLYGDTRPIHAKAIEIAKARGLTVHVFEEGYMRPYWVTYERGGSNGNSRLMDMSLTEMQTALELSDMEAPLPPSHWGDTRHHVFYGALYHWFVMFRNGDYRNFKPHRDLTVTKEFRLYLKRLLLMPAHWLERGLATWRVRNGGFPFHLALLQLEHDSSFQMHSPFTTMTEFLAEMFEGFAAGAPQHHHLVVKAHPLEDGRVPIKREVKRLAKQHGLVGRVHYVRGGKLARLLNDARTAVTVNSTAGQQVLWRGIPLKVFGRAVYAKPEFVSDQPLRDFFAGASRPDSRAYKDYRRYLLETSQVPGGFYSLKGRRQLLRQVVDMMLSGDDPYDALKSGTAAPRQQLRLVN, from the coding sequence ATGCCAGAAGCGGCAAAATCTCAGCGCGTGTTCCTGTTTCTACAGGGTCCCCATGGGCCGTTTTTCAACGCGCTTGGCCGGATGCTGCGCGCCGCCGGGGCCGAAGTCTGGCGAGTGGGCTTCAACGCGGGCGATCGCGCTTTCTGGTTTCATCCCGCCAGCTATATCCCCTTTCGCGGCACACCCGACGCCTGGCCTGAAACCTTCGCCGGGCTTTTGGACACACGCGGCGTGACCGACATCGTTCTTTATGGTGACACACGCCCCATCCACGCCAAAGCGATCGAGATCGCCAAAGCACGCGGGTTGACGGTGCACGTTTTCGAAGAAGGTTACATGCGCCCCTATTGGGTGACTTACGAGCGCGGCGGATCAAACGGCAACTCTCGCCTGATGGACATGTCCCTGACCGAGATGCAGACCGCGCTGGAGCTGTCAGATATGGAGGCCCCCTTGCCCCCGTCGCATTGGGGTGACACCCGGCACCACGTATTCTACGGCGCGCTCTATCATTGGTTCGTGATGTTTCGAAACGGCGACTATCGCAATTTCAAGCCGCACCGTGATCTGACCGTAACGAAAGAGTTTCGGCTCTATCTCAAACGCCTGCTCTTGATGCCCGCCCATTGGCTGGAGCGAGGGCTGGCAACTTGGCGCGTGCGCAATGGTGGCTTTCCCTTTCACCTTGCTCTTTTGCAACTGGAACACGACAGCTCGTTCCAGATGCATTCGCCGTTCACCACCATGACCGAGTTTCTGGCCGAGATGTTCGAAGGCTTTGCTGCGGGTGCACCGCAGCATCATCATCTGGTCGTCAAGGCACACCCGCTTGAGGACGGCCGTGTTCCGATCAAGCGTGAGGTCAAACGCTTGGCGAAACAGCACGGGCTGGTCGGCCGTGTCCACTATGTGCGGGGGGGCAAACTTGCCCGCCTGCTCAACGACGCGCGCACTGCGGTCACGGTGAATTCAACCGCCGGTCAGCAGGTGCTCTGGCGCGGTATTCCACTCAAGGTGTTTGGCCGCGCGGTTTATGCCAAGCCCGAGTTTGTCTCGGACCAGCCCCTGCGTGATTTCTTTGCCGGCGCCAGCCGACCGGACAGCCGCGCCTACAAGGATTATCGCCGCTATCTGCTGGAAACCAGCCAGGTGCCGGGGGGGTTCTATTCACTAAAAGGGCGCCGACAGCTGCTTCGCCAGGTCGTCGACATGATGCTGTCAGGGGATGACCCTTACGATGCGCTCAAATCCGGAACAGCGGCACCAAGGCAACAGTTGCGTTTGGTGAACTGA
- a CDS encoding helix-turn-helix transcriptional regulator produces the protein MKPISEFALELLDQLSQLFSDQDRWDFVVSSLKNMGFNALNMGCFSPTTGVLKWSRSSMSAEWLEEYSSGNYSDEDPLFAQVTNGIESLYVKSEERALTANSPKSSGLYNGLKASGYMHLFSLVVPCPGDEAKIVVLSSDRPDAEQTMTDHAREMRILATVIATNLGPETSEDESSVVDLGPILASSRPLSKREQQVLALLSEGLRNDQISDLLGIKEITVRTHIKSARDKLGAATREAALVRAVQMGLIAPEYYRKR, from the coding sequence ATGAAGCCCATCAGCGAATTTGCTCTTGAGTTGTTGGATCAGCTTTCACAGCTGTTTTCTGATCAGGATCGATGGGATTTTGTTGTCTCAAGTCTGAAAAATATGGGCTTCAATGCGTTGAACATGGGGTGTTTTTCGCCGACGACAGGCGTTTTGAAATGGTCGCGCAGTTCAATGTCGGCCGAATGGCTCGAGGAATATTCTTCTGGAAACTACTCCGACGAAGACCCCCTTTTTGCTCAGGTAACCAATGGAATAGAATCGCTCTACGTCAAAAGCGAAGAGCGAGCACTCACCGCCAACAGTCCGAAATCTTCGGGCCTTTACAACGGCCTGAAGGCGTCTGGTTACATGCACCTGTTCAGTCTGGTGGTTCCCTGCCCCGGCGATGAGGCAAAGATCGTCGTGCTCAGCTCGGATCGACCGGATGCCGAGCAGACCATGACAGATCATGCGCGCGAGATGCGGATACTGGCCACCGTCATCGCCACCAACCTGGGCCCTGAAACAAGCGAAGACGAAAGCAGCGTTGTGGATCTGGGGCCGATTCTGGCAAGCTCGCGACCGCTTAGCAAACGCGAGCAACAGGTGCTGGCCTTGCTCAGCGAAGGCTTGCGAAACGATCAGATCAGCGACCTTTTGGGGATCAAGGAAATCACAGTCCGCACCCATATCAAATCCGCGCGCGACAAGCTGGGGGCCGCAACGCGCGAAGCCGCATTGGTCCGCGCGGTGCAAATGGGGCTCATCGCGCCCGAGTACTATCGGAAACGATAG
- a CDS encoding 6,7-dimethyl-8-ribityllumazine synthase, with translation MAGHEQHYVMPRAEFDKPVKILIVVSPYYKDIADNMVAGAVAEIEAAGGTHEVVQVPGALEIPTAIGIADRQTNFDGYVALGCVIRGETTHYDTVCNDSSRAIQLLGLQGLCIGNGILTVENRPQAEVRADPADQNKGGGAAAAALHLIALRRKWGASKEGVGFKPPSESILLAGDSNGSTTA, from the coding sequence ATGGCTGGTCACGAGCAGCACTATGTCATGCCCCGCGCCGAATTCGACAAACCGGTCAAGATCCTGATCGTCGTCTCGCCCTATTACAAGGACATCGCCGACAACATGGTTGCCGGTGCCGTGGCCGAGATCGAGGCCGCTGGCGGCACCCATGAGGTCGTTCAGGTGCCCGGGGCGCTGGAGATCCCCACTGCTATCGGGATTGCGGACCGTCAGACCAATTTTGATGGCTACGTCGCGCTTGGATGTGTCATCCGGGGAGAGACCACGCATTATGACACCGTCTGCAACGACTCGAGCCGGGCGATTCAGCTCTTGGGCTTGCAGGGGCTGTGCATCGGCAACGGCATCCTGACGGTTGAGAACCGCCCGCAGGCCGAGGTGCGAGCCGATCCGGCAGATCAGAACAAAGGCGGTGGAGCGGCCGCTGCGGCCTTGCATCTTATCGCGCTGCGCCGTAAGTGGGGCGCCTCAAAGGAGGGTGTCGGATTCAAGCCGCCCTCTGAGTCCATCCTTTTGGCTGGCGATAGCAACGGATCCACGACCGCATGA
- the nusB gene encoding transcription antitermination factor NusB, translating to MTNAGAPLSGNQKRKMKSAARLYAVQALYQMEQSGQTTEQIVVEFLDHRFGAVYEDIEMQEGDSTLFRKLVHDAVNNQALIDQMTDRALVAKWPIARIDPTLRGLFRAAGAELTQGDTPPKVVIVEFVDIARAFFPEGREANFVNAVLDHMAREAKPESF from the coding sequence ATGACAAACGCAGGCGCGCCCCTTTCGGGCAACCAGAAACGCAAGATGAAGTCCGCCGCCCGGCTCTATGCCGTGCAGGCGCTCTATCAGATGGAGCAATCCGGCCAGACGACCGAGCAGATCGTGGTCGAGTTTCTGGATCACCGTTTCGGGGCCGTCTACGAAGACATCGAGATGCAAGAGGGCGACAGCACACTCTTTCGCAAGCTGGTGCATGATGCGGTGAACAACCAGGCATTGATTGACCAGATGACTGATCGGGCACTGGTGGCGAAATGGCCGATTGCGCGCATCGATCCAACGTTGCGGGGGCTGTTTCGGGCCGCCGGGGCCGAGCTGACACAAGGTGACACGCCGCCCAAAGTGGTGATTGTCGAGTTCGTCGACATTGCGCGCGCATTCTTCCCCGAGGGGCGAGAAGCGAACTTCGTCAATGCTGTGTTGGATCACATGGCGCGTGAAGCCAAGCCGGAATCATTTTGA
- the ribB gene encoding 3,4-dihydroxy-2-butanone-4-phosphate synthase: MSFETPGPVETTWSDAISPIDEIINEARNGRMFILIDHEDRENEGDLVIPAQMATPEAINFMAKHGRGLICLTLTEERVDALGLELMSTNNSSRHETAFTISIEAREGVSTGISAHDRARTVAVAIDAGKTGSDIATPGHVFPLRARDGGVLVRAGHTEAAVDVSRLAGLNPSGVICEIMNEDGTMSRLPELVAFAQKHGLKIGTISDLIAYRRRNDNLVRIMDEEVVNSEFGGDWTMRIYRDETHGDEHIAMIKGDISGDKPVLVRMHVLNAMRDVLAIGGAKRAGKLGTAMNRIAEEGRGVVVLLRDVDHAVKTEGGVGQEVSTKVLRQYGLGAQILSSLGLSKLELMTNSPAPNVVGLDAYGLEITGTSRLDKE; encoded by the coding sequence ATGAGCTTTGAAACACCCGGACCCGTCGAAACCACCTGGAGCGATGCGATCTCGCCAATCGACGAGATCATCAACGAAGCCCGCAACGGCCGGATGTTCATCCTGATCGACCACGAAGACCGCGAAAACGAAGGCGATCTGGTTATTCCCGCACAGATGGCAACGCCCGAGGCGATCAACTTCATGGCCAAACACGGGCGCGGACTGATTTGTTTGACCCTGACCGAAGAGCGCGTAGACGCGCTTGGACTGGAACTGATGTCGACCAACAACTCGTCGCGTCACGAAACCGCCTTTACCATCTCGATTGAGGCGCGCGAGGGTGTGAGCACCGGCATTTCGGCCCATGACCGGGCGCGCACAGTGGCTGTGGCCATCGACGCGGGTAAGACCGGTTCGGATATTGCCACGCCGGGCCACGTCTTTCCGCTGCGTGCGCGCGACGGTGGCGTATTGGTGCGCGCCGGGCATACCGAGGCGGCCGTGGATGTAAGCCGCCTGGCTGGTCTGAACCCGTCGGGGGTGATCTGCGAGATCATGAACGAAGACGGCACCATGTCGCGTTTGCCCGAGCTGGTTGCCTTTGCTCAAAAACACGGGCTCAAGATCGGCACCATCAGCGACCTGATCGCTTATCGCCGCCGCAACGACAACCTGGTTCGCATCATGGACGAAGAGGTCGTGAACAGCGAATTTGGCGGCGACTGGACCATGCGCATTTACCGGGACGAAACCCATGGCGACGAACATATTGCCATGATCAAGGGTGATATCTCTGGTGACAAACCGGTGTTGGTTCGGATGCATGTGCTCAACGCGATGCGCGATGTTCTGGCCATTGGTGGCGCCAAACGTGCTGGCAAGTTGGGCACTGCGATGAACCGTATCGCCGAAGAGGGGCGCGGCGTCGTGGTTTTGCTGCGAGATGTGGATCACGCTGTGAAAACCGAAGGCGGCGTCGGGCAAGAGGTGTCAACCAAAGTGCTGCGCCAGTATGGCTTGGGGGCACAAATCCTGTCTTCGCTGGGCCTGAGCAAGCTGGAGTTGATGACCAATTCACCCGCGCCGAACGTTGTGGGGCTGGATGCTTATGGTTTGGAAATCACCGGCACCAGCCGGTTGGACAAGGAGTAA
- a CDS encoding SRPBCC family protein produces MTDADLRKSIYLNAKRETVWEYLTQPDRLAEWFHRPERPLEQGSKLEMFGTESGDLLIWGEVTVARAPEYLEYSFTVKPMGDAVSTVKWTLTQVAGGTQLSLEHEGLPQGAEAFGLILALDKGWDDHIARMRDAIHELVVA; encoded by the coding sequence ATGACTGATGCCGATCTGAGAAAATCCATCTATCTGAACGCAAAGCGAGAAACTGTCTGGGAATACCTGACACAGCCCGATCGCCTGGCCGAATGGTTTCATCGCCCCGAGCGTCCGCTGGAACAGGGATCAAAGCTTGAGATGTTTGGGACAGAAAGCGGCGACCTCTTGATCTGGGGAGAAGTCACGGTGGCGCGCGCGCCCGAATATCTGGAATATTCCTTTACCGTCAAACCTATGGGCGACGCAGTGAGCACGGTCAAATGGACGCTCACACAGGTCGCGGGCGGCACTCAACTGTCGTTGGAGCATGAAGGGTTGCCTCAGGGCGCCGAGGCGTTCGGGCTTATTCTGGCGCTCGACAAAGGTTGGGACGATCACATTGCCCGGATGCGCGACGCGATCCACGAACTTGTTGTTGCCTGA
- a CDS encoding proline racemase family protein yields the protein MQVTRMITAVEAHAEGEPGRVITGGMPHMPGNTVFEKMQWMQDHADDIRLMMLREPRGHPALCCNVLVPPCDPRADAGFIIMEQTEYPPMSGSNTICVVTVLLETGILPMVEPVTKLTLESPAGLLQVTATCQDGKVTRVEFRNVPAFAVHLDAVIEVPGLGRAVVDVAWGGMFFVLAQADQFGLEVAPENGARIVQLSEALRAACAEQLPVVHPENPAITGPTITNLYADPIAPGTDGLGAITVSTGDYDPERPEALTGILDRSPCGTGTCAKMALLHAKGLLELGQDYVNAGPMGTTFTGRIVETAQVGPYPAIVPTLSGQGWIYGTANWTRDPSDPFPNGYTIGDIWG from the coding sequence ATGCAGGTCACTCGCATGATCACGGCCGTTGAGGCGCACGCCGAGGGCGAACCGGGCCGCGTCATAACCGGTGGTATGCCACATATGCCGGGCAACACCGTGTTTGAGAAAATGCAGTGGATGCAGGACCATGCGGATGACATCCGCCTGATGATGCTGCGCGAGCCGCGCGGGCATCCGGCGCTCTGCTGCAACGTGCTGGTGCCACCGTGTGACCCGCGTGCGGACGCCGGGTTCATCATCATGGAGCAGACAGAATACCCGCCCATGTCCGGCTCGAATACAATCTGTGTGGTCACCGTACTGCTTGAGACCGGCATCCTGCCGATGGTCGAGCCTGTGACCAAGCTGACGTTGGAATCGCCTGCGGGCCTGCTGCAAGTCACGGCCACATGTCAGGACGGCAAGGTCACACGGGTCGAGTTCCGCAATGTCCCAGCATTTGCCGTCCACCTGGATGCCGTGATCGAAGTGCCGGGTCTGGGTCGGGCCGTGGTTGATGTCGCCTGGGGTGGGATGTTCTTTGTTCTAGCTCAGGCGGACCAGTTCGGACTGGAAGTGGCACCCGAAAATGGCGCCCGCATCGTGCAATTGTCCGAGGCCTTGCGCGCCGCCTGCGCCGAACAATTGCCCGTGGTGCATCCCGAGAACCCTGCGATCACCGGCCCCACGATCACCAACCTCTACGCCGACCCAATTGCGCCGGGTACGGATGGACTGGGTGCCATCACCGTTTCGACCGGAGATTACGATCCCGAACGGCCCGAGGCTTTGACCGGCATTCTTGATCGCTCTCCCTGTGGCACTGGCACTTGCGCAAAAATGGCGTTGCTGCACGCGAAGGGCCTGCTGGAGTTGGGGCAGGATTACGTGAATGCCGGCCCGATGGGCACGACATTCACAGGCCGGATTGTCGAGACCGCGCAAGTTGGCCCATACCCGGCAATCGTTCCGACCCTCTCGGGACAGGGGTGGATCTATGGCACCGCCAACTGGACCCGCGATCCATCGGATCCCTTTCCCAACGGCTACACCATCGGGGATATCTGGGGCTGA